The sequence below is a genomic window from Amphiprion ocellaris isolate individual 3 ecotype Okinawa chromosome 16, ASM2253959v1, whole genome shotgun sequence.
TGTAGGGATGGAAGGGCCCAATAGTGGGTTGTACCCAATGGGTGGAGGCGCACGGACATTGGAGGAGTATTTCCATTGCGAGGGGAGGGAAGAGTTGTTGGAAGAGTCTGTGGGTTGGGCTGCACTATGCATTGCCATTTCCTGCTGATAAGGGGTCTCAGGTGGGGTATCCACTACATACATACCCATCCGACTCTGCCTTTTGGCAAACAGTTGGGCGCCCTTACCCCCTGCATGAAGAATCTGTGGAGCTTCATGGATGATGCGAGGCTTTGGGGCCACTGGGGGAGGCACCCTTCCTGCGCCAGCCTCACCACTCCTGTCTTCCTCTGTATCATCATAAATAACGTCATCGGCTGTTTGGCCATATTTATATCGGACGGACCTGTCATCCAGGTTCTGCACCATAGACAACAGTTCAGGATTGGGGGAGTTCTTTTTGACATCTGGCACATTGAACATTGGTTTGGGTTTGCCACTACGGCGTCGAGCCTCAGTTAAGATTCCTGTGCGACCTCCTGGACCAGGAACAGGGGTTGGAGCTACAGCTTCTGGCTGGGAGACCACTGACACTGGAGCTACAGGTGCTATGGGATATTGTTGTGGCTGAGCAACTGGTGCTTGAAGTGGAGGCACAGTGGCAACAGGGTCAGCTGAACCAGGAATTTGAGATATAAGAGGAACAGGGGCTGAAACCACTGGTGCTTGTGGAGCTGGTGGCACTGTCACAGACATTGGAGTCACAGCTGCAAATGGAGCTTCATGAACAGTAGCTACTGGTGGTTGCGACTGCATTGTCTCTACTGAGGTAGAGAGGGCTGGATGGTGATAGTTAACAGGAGCTTCTGGTGCCATAGCCAAGTGACCTGGATGTAGAGAGGATGGTGGGGAACGCAGTGATGGAGGACCAGGGGGTGTCTGTGAAGTTATTGGTGCATTAATGACTATTTCAGAAGCAGTGGAAAATGGTGGTGGCACAACAGCTGCTGAGGCAGGTCGCTGGGACGTCTTTGTGACTGGTGGCCGGAACGTGACAGGGGCAGTCGCAGCTCGAATGCTGATGAAACCAGGGGTGAAAGGACGTGCCGTTCTGTTGAGGACATTACTCGCAGGTAGCTCTGGTAATGGTGTTTCAGCTGGTGGTGCAGGACTTGTCAGAACCGTCACTGGGGCAGTGGCTGGTTTGGGTGCCACGGCTGGAGGTGACATCGCCACGGAGGCTGTGCTAACTGCAGAATAGGATAGGTCACCATTAGAAATTCTATTGGCTGCAACAGCTACTGAACCTGGAGCTTGAGATAGCACTGGCTGTGTAGGGCCAGGTGGTATTATCTGCTGAGGCTGGAGGTTTGGTTGCATTTGTGGTTGTATTTCTGGATGCAACTGATACATGTGGTTCTGGACTTGAGATTGTGGAGGTGTCTGTGGTTTTGCTGCTTCTACCTTCTTGGCATGCTCGGCAGccctcttcctctgctgctcaaACAGCTGGGCACCCTTGCCTGCAGTCTCACTCAAGCCTGGACTTGCAGCATCCTCTGCTCCATCTCCACGGCCTTCAGTGCCTGCAGTTGCTCTCTTCTCCAGCATATCCAGGTAGTCACTATCCCAAGTTGGGTCAGGAGCTGCAGAGAAGCCATCCTCATCAAACTCTGATTCGCTACCAGGGAATACCCCATCCTCTTCTTGCGAGTCATGACACCTGTCCTCATCAACACTACCAAAACTGGTGAGGGTGTACTTCTTCGAGCGCTGCCTTCTCTTCTTGAACATCAGCACCCCCTTGGAGTGAGGGTTGGGAGCATCTGTGAGTAGGGATGCAATTGTTCGACACTTGCTTTTGGCTTCCTTTACGTGCTTGTCTTGCTGTGTATCCCCACGGTTCAGTTCTGCAGAGTATGAAAGTCATAGCTCTTAGAAATTGTTGCACAGTAGTGTCACATGAATACCATGATCAGAGATGTAAAAAATAACCAAGAACTGACTCTGACATAAACATCTAAACTTGCCCTGACCGCCATGCCTTCAGTAGGCATCCATCTCTAAAATCGCCACAGGAGGACTTCCGGAAAAATTCCAGGCAAGCCTTCAGCTTCTCACATTAGCTGGGGTGAAGGATAAGTTTGCACATTATTAGgcttaaatgaaaatatttgcgAGCTAGTGGAAAGTTGCAAGTTGTAGGTGACTGGAAGGAGAACTTCAAAGGGCAGCCACAACATATCCTTTAACTTGTTATGGTATTAAGCAGATTATCAAAGACAACCACGTTCTGTTACCCTTATATGAACTGTGACGTGAAGGGAGTTCTTAATTTGTCTAGGACAGGTCTCCTAAGTAGGACATTAGAACCTGCAGTCGGGGATGGCAAGGGGGATTTACAAGAGTAAATTTATTTAAGTTCTTAAAACAGCCCGATGACTCTCAAGTAGCTCAGCTCTGTCCTCTTCCTGGGCTTATTATGGATGATAAACAGGATGACAAGCTGTAGGAAAGAATGCTTGGTCAATGTCAGCGTTCTCtatctgtttttgtgtcacaGTTTTGAACCTCTCTTTAAAGTTTGTGAATATTAAGACATAATTAGTTGATTTTTCACTGTGATATATAGTAAATATTACCTCTTTGGCACATAAACAATCTTGGGCTACAGCTTACAGTGATTATTTCCTTTCATATTTGTGACATATCTTGCTCAATGTAAGCAAACCTCTTTGTAGgtgcattttacaaaaatataaagacaCATCTGCCATTGAGCCTACCTAAGTCATACTGAGTGTTGCATTTGTGCTTTTTCAATAGGccaataaaataacagaatggAAGTACAGCAAGAGAAATGTTTAGAGAaagaagagggagagaagagcTGGGAAAATGAGAGGATCCCCACTTTGCTACTTGACCCctaaaagcagctgcagatgcTCTTCAGTGCTCACAGATTGATTGCTGGGATTTTTACACACATAACTGGAGGTAAATATAGTATACCATACTAGTGTGCTCTGTTTAACAGCCTTAGGTTGTGTGAACACCCACTCACAATGAGCTACTAACCTTAAAGCTAACAAATAAATGTTAGATTATTTATGGTGATTGACTGAGACTACATCTGAAGTATACAGTGGTATTCTTTATTAAGATTTATATTTAGATTAAAGCACAATACTCTACCCTATTTCTGGTGAATGTGTAATAGATGCCAGCATCCATTTACTTTCTCAGGAATCTGTGAGCACATAAAAGGGTATTTACCAGCTGTAAAACTTGGCTCTTCCTgtctttaaaattaatattgtaaatgtgtatttttgaacAGGGACTTATCTAAACTGCCTCTAGTGCTATTTTAAACCAGCAGCTGACTTTTATGGATGTTTTGCTTCGAGATGAAATTTGAAGAAAGAGCCTAGTATTGATGGTGATATGTCATTTTGCTGTTCAAGTTGAGACTAGCACTTGATATTAAAGCATCTGCAAATGTCTAGGTTTTTCACACTGGCATGTAATACGGTATTTTCACAATGATAGCTTTTCTTCCTGGGTATGGGAATGAAGTTGATCAGCTGAAGTGGCACTTCAGTGAATAATTTCTGTGCTGAAAAGCAGATGGCAAATAGAAATAACATAtagaaaataatctaaatagTTACATTATGATagcacacacaaagaaagaacaGCATCAAAAAGAGCATCCTTGAGAAAGATATGAATCTGTATCTACTGTGAGAGCTAACAGCgtaatgaattttatttatttgactctTGAACCATCTAGTGGCCTTTATCAGGAATGTGTCATGTGAAGCACAAGGACATGCCAGTGCTCTTCCTCAGCTGTACTTACTGGCTTGCTTGGCTTTTTCCATGTAGGTTGTTGTAAGCTCCTCGTCAATGGGTTTACTCACAGGACCCACCATGGGAACAAGTTGGCTGCGGGAGCCCAGCATCAGAGCCTCTTTCGCCCTCTCAGGGGATACCAGTGGTACATTGGCTGGCTCTAGAAAACCGCTGTCCTCCTCTTGCCCTCCATCCCGTGGTCCCTGGTCGTCTGcagaggagatgatggaggaggtCTCAGTGGACGTCTGGGAGGACCACATTCCCGGACCAGGAGGTTGGTAAATCACCTCTCTTCTCGCCACCCCTGGCAGCCCcactcctccacctccatctccCCCATGTCCATCCAACAGACGGGGATAAACATGTGCATCCGGTGCGCTGTCGTAGCCGCTCATCTCCGATGTTTCTCCCCCTTCAGGAGAGGTTCGTCCTGACGGCTTCCCGGGGTTGGAGTTGCTGGGGCTGCGGCGCTTCTGCCGGCGTTGCCTCTCGTAGCCCGCCACGTCTGCATCGCTGTCGGTCTCACCGTAGTAAGCTTCACTACCAGGTGGAGACGTCAGGCCGCTGGTTAGGGAGGAGCGGCTACGATGGACCTCACGTACAGGTGCATGATGGGGGTGAGTAGGGGACATGGCCTGCAGTGCAGCTCGGTACTCTTTGTCTATACGGGGGGATGGGGCACGGGTCACAAGCACCACAGACTGAAACCCAGCGGGCGTCCTGCAAACAAGtaaacagtttaaaattcaATGCCATACGAGTGTCTGATTTCCTACATCTAGATTTGATCTGTCCTCAGCacaagaagcagaaacatttggTAGTCCTGGTTTATGTTCCTGGTTTATTGTGTGAATATAATATACAGCAGGAGTAAGTCTGTGACAGGTGGATGATCCGTTGCAATAGATTCATGGAGGTTTGTACTTTATAGATTCATAATTCTTTTGTCCCTCTGACCTTTTGACCCGGATGTGTAATACCCCGGGGGAGCTGTCGATGAGGTTCATGGCCTGAGCGTGGGAGAGTGTTCCACATGGCTGTTCATTGATGGATACCAGCTCATCCGCCTCCTGCAGCCCAGCCCTGCATGCCTTACTGCGTTTACGCACCTACacaagaaaaggacattttaaacactcacattgacaacaaaaagacacacagacaatgatttttaatgcattatattaaaaaacaaatccatTAATTTTGAGCAAATCCAAGGTAACTCTCAAGTCTTTCAAGAGATGTCCAGATCTTTCCTACATCTCAAATCAAGTGTCAATGTCTTGATGGTAGGTCTTTCATATCCGAATGCTGACAATGAAATGTAGGGGCCGGCATACTTCCCTGTTCTGCTTTAATAGTGCATTTCGTAGACTAAATCCTTTCAGTGCACCAACCcagtaattaaatattaaagttgtGCAGCTGTGCATGGCCGTACTGATAGtgtcatatttatattttatcattCCAGGATTTTATACTGTCAAATATAACTTACAACTTCAGGCCAAGTCAGGTCCTGCAGCTTTGGTTTGAAGTTGTGATGCACCGTTTACAGTACTAAAATAGGACATCgacattatttttctctctttccctgCTCCAATAATAGCGTATTCCTTAGAATTGTATATTCAGCTTTTGCAAGGACAGAGACAGAGCTATGTTGTTGTCTTCTCTTGGTTTGTGATAATGACCGACAGAGACCAGATTTTGTCCTGACAGCTTGATCTTGCTGTGGACGTATGCCACATATTACAGCTCGAGTGGAGCACTCAAACACACTTTAGCAGGGAAATGCCAGCCAACAGCCATCTTCATGTGGTGCTTTGCTATTTGTGCCCGCAGTCTGTGAGGACCGTGGCGTTTTGCCCACAATAAATTGCCTCAGGTCTGTGCAAGTCATGTCAACATGTCGCACAGTAAATTCAAAGcagatgtttgaaaatgttcacatttgcaATGAAAGTGGCTGCAGTGTTGATGTGAATGCATGCATTAAATGAATGTTGTATATTAGAATTCACAGATAAGGAAGCGTTGCTTTCATTGCCCTAATTAGTTTTCTTTCCAGCTATTCTGGTTTGCCTGTAATGAAATCCCATGTCCCCATTTAGCTAAGCCTTTCAAAGTGGCCTGTGCCTGCTTGTGGCACAGGATGTCAGttattcattcagtcagtcacCTTGTGGCTGCAAATCATAACAGTTATAATACCCTTACAtgattgcacacacacacacacacacacacacacacacacacacacacagcacatgggctggtacaaaaatacacagaaagtcatataaataaacatacagACACGCATATGCAGGCACAAACCCAGCACTGACACACCGGCTCTGTCAGTGAACCTTCACGCTGCTCCACCTGTTAGGGACGATATAGTGTGAGACCTGACAAGATTACACATTCGTACTCTCGGGGGTGAAGGAGCACGCTGCTTTGGATGGTCAGACGAAACAGCTGCCCGCCATCGTAAAGGTGACTTGGTGTCCTGTGGCCAACTTGTGCATTCCTGCGTACTGTTCTGTGGGACTGTTGCTGAAAAATATCGGCATTATTCAGATGCCGAATATTGTTTAATGTAGTTTAATATACGATTCTCTCATAAATGTAATCTGGACGTGCATAGATAAAATTTTGCTCATTGTTGCTGGAACATAACTGTGCATAATCAGTAATAGATTAAGTCTTTATTattatgtaattaaaattcGAAGTACTGCAGTGTAAACAAAATGCCTCCTAAagtaaaacaattaaaactacaaatatgtcATTGTATTGAcatcaaaatatacttaaaatAACTGAAGTAAACGTATGTATTATGTGGAATGGTCCATTCCAAAGTcaaatatattatattataggaTTGTTTTTAACTCAATAATATGTACAACACTAATTTTATATACTGCAGGTTAGGTAATAATATGAATCTGCAAATTAACTAGTGACTAAAGTCAAATatataatagcaataataataacttaaaacataataatagtagtagaagtaacaatgacaataataaatgtgattttaattgtaaaaaatagaaaataaatgtagtggaatGCAAAGTACAATAGTTGCCTCCAAACTATAGAAGTGGAAAGTAGCGTAACATAAAAGCACTGAAGTGGAAGTACACTAAAGTCGTGTTTTAATGTACTTAAACTTCTCCATGATAATGACATACATAATAGAACAAATACAGGTTGTCTTGCATATTTATGAGGTATTTCAAAAGATGCTGTACACAAATAAAGGTGTGCAATCCATCGCACAATTCTTTCAGTTGTTAAAAATCCTGTTAAATTAAAACaccaagtttttaaaaatactaaaattgtGTGACAAAGTTTTGGAAAAGGTGAGCAAAATGAACAGGACATCATGAAGTTTCACTGAACTGCTGATACAAGTAGGTGGCGAATCCTGTAGGTGCTTTAGTCATACTATTtggataaaagcaaaacaacagcaaaaaatatttctagATTCTTCACCGGACACTTTGAGAATCTGCAATGAAGAGGGTATTTAAGCTGGTTTCTCTCTTAGTTGTTGATCCAGTGACAATGCAGCTTATAAACGAGGTTTAACAATCAGGATTTCGTCTCCACGTGAACCTGCATGAAAGTATTGTACATTCTTCCGTGAGGAGCAAGAAACTGATACATACATGTTCAAAAATAGTGTATGAGGTTAATTTTTGAGTACTGAGCTGAAACCCACACCTTGGCTGACCCCAAGACCTGCTGCATCTTGACTATAAATAGCCACCTGGAAAAGCACTTATGCTCGGTCGACAATTATTCAAagtgtgtgtggtttgtgtgtaaatgtatgaatgcataatgtgtgtgtgcagatgtatGAAAATCTTAACAATCATATCTAAAAATAGGAATTATCTGCATAAAATTGCATGGATAAAAGCTAGCCCATGCTTCTCAGAAACTGTGACTATAAATTCACCTGAGGATCTTTTTCCCAAAAATTTGCAGCGTTTTCCGTCAGAggttctatttttttctgcttgctAGCCAACTTAATCCTTTTATCCAGTATATATTTCCCTTTGGATATCAAGTCAAACTTTTCTTTCTGAACTGAATATTAGGACTGAAATCTGGACTGCTGCAGTTACACCAAGTGTCAGCACCAAATTCTTGCCCATGAATAATTTGCTCTTGATGAGTAAAATGAGCTCAGTGGCTTAATGGGAGAATCCTAAGGTTAAATagttaatttattttcagtgaacaacttttttcaggAGATTGAGATATTAAAGTAGCCTGCTATTCTCACAgagtaatattattttaatttctacGTTGCAGATACCAGTGTATCCTGAATCTGGCCTGAAGTGttttaatgaacaaaactaaatcttgattttgtgatatttgttgctttttgtgtgtgtgtgtgtgtgtgtgtgtgtgtgtgtgtgtgtgtgtgtgtgtgtgtgtgtgtgtgtgtgtgtgtgtgtgtgtgtgtgtgtcttttttatatgtattttatgtgtttactaTTTCACTGTTACAACAATGTTTGCAGGTAACCATTTAGTTTGAATGTGACCAAGCATGGGTGCAGTGATTTAAGTTTCTTATTGAAATGACAATGTATTTCAGTGCGATTTGGTCATGGTTGAATGGTGTTTGGTGTCAATAAGCTTCTCACAATGAAGCCACATTAACAATCTAGAAAACAATGACCTTAATGTCCACAAATCTCTGGTACGATGTGCACATTTCACTGCTCGAAGCCCCActgaaaaactataaaatacacAAACGCGTGGCTACTTTCTAAAAGCAAACCAAGAAACCAGTAGAGACAAGTTGAGTCAGTGTCACTCTAGTTTGACTATAAGCTTTATGCTGTTTAACATGAGCAGCAGCACTCGGTGGGAGATATGTGACAGAGCTGCCCAACATTCCCAGCTCGCCGTATTTGTAGTTTAAAGTTCATCCCATCAATCATCAGCACACCTCTGCATGAAAACCGTTCTCAAACAAGATTATGACTCATATTCAGGCCCTGGACCAACATGCACGGCTGCCAATATTCCATTTCAGCTCCTTAAATGATGTTTCACTTCTGTTTAGTGAAGCTATTGAATCTACCTTCTCCCGTTCGCTCAGCAAACTGAAATGCTGGCTTCTGTCCAACCTGCCAAGCAAGCCGCCTTACCTTCGCCACCTGTAGCGGTTTCTGATGTTCCACGCCTCCCTGAAGACGAAACCCCCACGGCGCTCCACCGGACAATGTAATTATCACTTCCTCTGCCACCATTGTTCTgctttttgtgcctttttttcagcttttcttcttttttcttgattattttccgtttctcctccttttttttttcttatattttaccTGGGGGCCCCCTTCAGTGCATTGGCCCCATAGTCAGCAGTCGGGGCCCCCTCGGTGAGCTCTGACCTGCTCTTCGCCTGCCACACTGTCCGGACACTGACTTCCCTCTGAGCTCCGAGGCCGACGctcacacctgaacacacacatacgtgcACACACATTTCTGAACGCCCACCCATACCCGGAGTGGGTCAACCATCACAGCCAAAGAGAACAGAGAGTCAGAAGGAGGGAGAAATTTGACGGGAGGGGGGGTTCTGTGTCTGCTTACACTGAGGAATGCCTGCCCCAAATGAGCGAGGGGAGGGTCCAGCTCAACACTTGTCCTGTCACTCAGACCTGTGCCACTGGGTTGCTGATAGCTCCTCCAAAAATAggacaccaccaccaccaccatcaccaccttCGCTGCTCCTCTGCAGGCCCGAGGCAAAGTTAACATTCAGAACGTCCAAATGGCACCGATTCATATCTAGCATTGAGGTCATTAGTAACCTTTAATAATGTCACAGCCAGACTCTGAAATCTCAAGGCACAAACTTGCCACGATAGGACACACCAACCCTGATTAATTGCTTTGAAATAGGCTTCGATTTATGCTAAGGGCTGCTGATAAAAATCAGCGTGGAGACAATGAGCAGACTGACTTTGGTGCTGCGTTTCCTGCCAGCTCCTCTGGATCTGGAGAGATTCCAGGCTGTCATCATCGAGCCTTTGGGATAAATAATTTTGCAAGCTCTGGATGAATAGCCTGTGCAGCTACATTGAATATGccttagttttttttacaacaatttCACAGTGTTGACTGAATGATGAAGTGTGTACTTGTACAGAAATggaaatacaagaaaaacaagtgtCAGTCACTTCCACAAGCATCTTTCACAACTGGATCTCACATTCGTACACCCATCCAAGCTCTTGGATGTGCTGACAGCTGTGAGGGGTCTCAAGGAAGACTTTTAAGGAACACGGAAACCAAACAAAGAGTCTGCAGCCATTCGAGTGTTTCTGTGaaactgctgctgtcagtgACAACATGCTGACATCAGGCAGGTGCAGTGTTTGCCTTGTTCACCTGCCTAGTTCAGCATGTCAGCACAGCATGCATCTGCTGATTAGCATTAGTTACAAAATACAGCTCACGCTAATTGGACACCAGTATTTATTGACTTTTAGAGATTTTTAGGTATTTAGTCATGATTTCAACCTGGCTTGAAATGAGAGATTACTTCTTAGGATTTTTATTAAAGCATCAACAGCGATGCTGGAGCTTACTGTCATCTCAAGTGGTGTGAGAGTGGCAGAAATAAAGAGCATTTTAAGATGTTAAACTGGGATCAGGTTAAGATGAGAAGAAGGCTGTTTCTTAGGAGCAGAATTTAAGAAATAGAGAGGTAAAGATGTTAAAGTGAGCTCAGTTATGTCTACAAGAAATAGGctggacaaagaaaatattactgGGATTTTTCCTTTCCTCTGGGTTAGTTTCATGAAAGACTGATCAGTTTAATCTTAACCCtgctgttgtcttcacttatcagcacccagaaaatattgtttctttgtctgaaaaaaatccaaaaattcagcaacagagttccccaaatttctgaaaatttgcaaaaccttcaggaagaaaattccaataattccttaaacatttctcttaaaagttttattttttttaaaaaaaatcccccaaacttggcaagaaaattcttgtaaatattttcaaaaaatcagtaaaaatcttccaaaaaattctaaaaatatccaaagtgactatatatgtatcagtaaaacttctaatattttcttttttttaaaaaatctactttcacttgattttttttgtgaatgttcttaagaaaaatttttaatatttcttttttccaccaaaaaatgttcaaagatttcccaaaaatgttgaaaatgtggacatcagaagtttcactgtgaaaatactttttttctcacattttcaaactttagaacggatcaattttgacccagcaggacgacacaagggttaatttAAAACGTCAGGAACTTGTTGTTTATGAATGTGTCTTTGAATCTGTTTGCCTCTGATCCCTCCTGGTCTCAAACTTATAACTCACTTAATCTTGATGTATTTAAAGTTATGGGAAGAACGCAGACTGAAAAACAATCCACCAAACACAAGGAGAGTCTCAGTAGACGTAAACTTATTCAAATTATGTTGTATTTTCCTTTGGGGCACTGACAGGCATTTAAACCTGTTGATAGAGGTTGAATGATCTGCTTGCTAGACAGGCAAAGCTGCTATTATCAATGCTGCAGGAGGTTACCAATGATAGCTGCTCCCTTTGGCAGCTTCGCTCTGCAGCTGTCTCCAGGCCTCAGGATAGTAACCAAGATCAGTCCTGGGTCAGAcgctcaggaaaaaaaatgtcacccTCTCCTGTTGGAGATGGTGTCAGATCTGACGGAACACTGCAGTTAAAGTGAGAATTTAACAACTCAGATAAAACAGATCCGGTTTTTATTTGGTGTGTATTTCACAGGGAAAGCGGGGCATTTGAGAATTATCTGAACAAACATGCAGTGGAAGGGGTTA
It includes:
- the synpo2la gene encoding synaptopodin 2-like protein, which translates into the protein MVAEEVIITLSGGAPWGFRLQGGVEHQKPLQVAKVRKRSKACRAGLQEADELVSINEQPCGTLSHAQAMNLIDSSPGVLHIRVKRTPAGFQSVVLVTRAPSPRIDKEYRAALQAMSPTHPHHAPVREVHRSRSSLTSGLTSPPGSEAYYGETDSDADVAGYERQRRQKRRSPSNSNPGKPSGRTSPEGGETSEMSGYDSAPDAHVYPRLLDGHGGDGGGGVGLPGVARREVIYQPPGPGMWSSQTSTETSSIISSADDQGPRDGGQEEDSGFLEPANVPLVSPERAKEALMLGSRSQLVPMVGPVSKPIDEELTTTYMEKAKQAKLNRGDTQQDKHVKEAKSKCRTIASLLTDAPNPHSKGVLMFKKRRQRSKKYTLTSFGSVDEDRCHDSQEEDGVFPGSESEFDEDGFSAAPDPTWDSDYLDMLEKRATAGTEGRGDGAEDAASPGLSETAGKGAQLFEQQRKRAAEHAKKVEAAKPQTPPQSQVQNHMYQLHPEIQPQMQPNLQPQQIIPPGPTQPVLSQAPGSVAVAANRISNGDLSYSAVSTASVAMSPPAVAPKPATAPVTVLTSPAPPAETPLPELPASNVLNRTARPFTPGFISIRAATAPVTFRPPVTKTSQRPASAAVVPPPFSTASEIVINAPITSQTPPGPPSLRSPPSSLHPGHLAMAPEAPVNYHHPALSTSVETMQSQPPVATVHEAPFAAVTPMSVTVPPAPQAPVVSAPVPLISQIPGSADPVATVPPLQAPVAQPQQYPIAPVAPVSVVSQPEAVAPTPVPGPGGRTGILTEARRRSGKPKPMFNVPDVKKNSPNPELLSMVQNLDDRSVRYKYGQTADDVIYDDTEEDRSGEAGAGRVPPPVAPKPRIIHEAPQILHAGGKGAQLFAKRQSRMGMYVVDTPPETPYQQEMAMHSAAQPTDSSNNSSLPSQWKYSSNVRAPPPIGYNPLLGPSIPTGPQRDTNKPDNRGGSQREGIKALDFMRRQPYQLNSAMFNYGGSAANLSAMPSYQAQQGDYKTTMVGSSLTTPRQIPLKTARVYEIKRFSTPTPISAPTLTPKVIAPRSATTLGERLTHFGMTSPTPALLTPTPAPPLTSAPASAPIPAIPPSQAGGLPSLPKFSAAPIPHPVPPSVPKPYAPVSYTGGLQMAKQFQSAPELSILASLPPLKSNPVQAPKPHFIATKGGVQPHVWRPGAF